The Streptomyces tendae genome has a window encoding:
- the npdG gene encoding NADPH-dependent F420 reductase, with amino-acid sequence MTSTDSAQQPAKAPAKDPWDLPDVSGLVVGVLGGTGPQGKGLAYRLAKAGQKVIIGSRAAERAEAAAEELGHGVEGADNAETARRSDVVIVAVPWDGHGKTLESLREELAGKLVVDCVNPLGFDKQGAYALKPEEGSAAQQAAALLPDSRVTAAFHHLSAVLLQDPEIDEIDTDVMVLGEVRADVEIVQALAGRIPGMRGIFAGRLRNAHQVESLVANLISVNRRYKAHAGLRVTDV; translated from the coding sequence ATGACCTCTACCGACAGTGCACAGCAGCCCGCGAAGGCCCCCGCCAAGGACCCCTGGGACCTGCCCGACGTCTCCGGCCTCGTCGTCGGCGTGCTCGGCGGCACCGGACCGCAGGGCAAGGGCCTCGCCTACCGGCTCGCCAAGGCCGGCCAGAAGGTGATCATCGGGTCCCGCGCCGCCGAGCGGGCCGAGGCCGCCGCCGAGGAGCTCGGCCACGGCGTCGAGGGCGCCGACAACGCCGAGACCGCCCGGCGCAGCGACGTCGTGATCGTCGCCGTGCCCTGGGACGGCCACGGCAAGACCCTGGAGTCCCTGCGCGAGGAGCTGGCCGGCAAGCTCGTCGTCGACTGCGTCAACCCGCTCGGCTTCGACAAGCAGGGCGCCTACGCGCTGAAGCCGGAGGAGGGCAGCGCCGCCCAGCAGGCCGCCGCGCTGCTGCCGGACTCCCGCGTCACCGCCGCGTTCCACCATCTGTCGGCCGTGCTGCTGCAGGACCCGGAGATCGACGAGATCGACACCGACGTGATGGTGCTCGGAGAGGTCCGCGCCGACGTGGAGATCGTCCAGGCGCTGGCCGGGCGCATCCCGGGCATGCGGGGCATCTTCGCCGGGCGGCTGCGCAACGCGCACCAGGTGGAGTCGCTGGTCGCCAACCTGATCTCGGTCAACCGCCGCTACAAGGCGCACGCCGGGCTCCGGGTCACGGACGTATGA
- a CDS encoding serine hydrolase domain-containing protein, with protein MTSRTTARARVTAASALLASSLLLVPLAGTAAAQPAPATVTAAHTAPRTGAFDPAALEKALTGIPDGDVSAALIRVGGKGNWAGSAGVRDLRTGAPALPHARFRAGSTTKVVTAAVVLQLVAEKRVDLDAPVTRYLPGLLPPSFTKPPTVRHLLTYTSGLRPGASLGSTTEEMYAHRFETLTPEQVVAASVAQGPAYGPGERQEYGNIHYTVLGLLIEKVTGDRYAHQAAVRVFRPLACGTPGSLRARPRIHGPHHRAYADIGGRTTDVTEWNMSDRFAAGDMISTTADLERLVFGLFGGKVVPRPLLDQMLTVPRVDGATYGMALERYVIGGREIWGKTGSRPGYHTVLAATRDLSRTVVYSVNAKSAREDGFPLVRRFALPAFES; from the coding sequence ATGACCTCACGCACCACCGCCCGCGCCCGCGTCACGGCCGCCTCCGCCTTGCTCGCCTCCTCCCTGCTGCTCGTCCCCCTCGCCGGGACGGCCGCCGCACAGCCCGCCCCCGCGACCGTCACGGCCGCGCACACCGCGCCCCGGACCGGCGCGTTCGACCCGGCCGCGCTGGAGAAGGCGCTCACCGGCATCCCCGACGGGGACGTCTCCGCGGCCCTGATACGGGTCGGCGGCAAGGGGAACTGGGCGGGCAGCGCGGGTGTCCGGGACCTGCGCACGGGGGCACCCGCGCTGCCGCACGCGCGCTTCCGGGCGGGCTCGACCACCAAGGTGGTCACGGCGGCGGTCGTGCTCCAGCTCGTCGCGGAGAAGCGTGTCGATCTCGACGCCCCCGTCACCCGCTACCTGCCCGGCCTGCTCCCGCCGTCGTTCACCAAGCCCCCGACGGTGCGTCATCTGCTCACCTACACCAGCGGGCTGCGTCCCGGCGCGAGCCTCGGGTCGACGACCGAGGAGATGTACGCCCACCGCTTCGAGACCCTCACCCCGGAGCAGGTGGTGGCCGCGTCCGTCGCCCAGGGACCGGCGTACGGTCCCGGCGAGCGGCAGGAGTACGGGAACATCCACTACACCGTGCTCGGCCTGCTCATCGAGAAGGTGACCGGCGACCGCTACGCACACCAGGCCGCCGTGCGGGTCTTCCGCCCGCTCGCATGCGGCACACCGGGTTCCCTGCGGGCCCGACCCCGCATCCACGGCCCGCACCACCGCGCCTACGCCGACATCGGCGGCCGGACCACCGACGTCACCGAGTGGAACATGTCCGACCGCTTCGCGGCCGGGGACATGATATCCACCACCGCCGACCTGGAGCGGCTGGTGTTCGGCCTGTTCGGCGGCAAGGTGGTCCCCCGGCCGCTGCTGGACCAGATGCTCACCGTCCCCCGCGTCGACGGCGCCACCTACGGGATGGCGCTCGAGCGGTACGTGATCGGCGGCCGGGAGATCTGGGGCAAGACCGGTTCCCGCCCTGGCTACCACACGGTGCTGGCGGCCACCCGGGACCTGTCCCGCACGGTCGTCTACTCGGTCAACGCCAAGAGCGCCCGCGAGGACGGCTTCCCGCTCGTCCGGCGCTTCGCCCTGCCGGCCTTCGAGAGCTGA
- a CDS encoding heme oxygenase (biliverdin-producing), with translation MDSFSTLIRTASHEQHVEAETSTFMTDLLGGRLGVDAYARYTEQLWFVYEALESGARDLASDPVAGPFIRPELFRLSALERDLEHLRGPRRRTTLTALPATREYADRVATVAREWPAGYIAHHYTRYLGDLSGGQIIRDKAEKTWGFDRKGDGVRFYVFEGVSNPAAFKREYRELLDGVPVDDLEKQRIVAECKRAFGLNSRVFRALGEEFPLSA, from the coding sequence ATGGACTCCTTCTCGACCCTGATCCGCACCGCGTCGCACGAGCAGCACGTGGAGGCGGAGACCTCGACCTTCATGACCGATCTGCTGGGCGGACGGCTGGGCGTGGACGCCTACGCGCGCTACACCGAGCAGCTCTGGTTCGTGTACGAGGCACTGGAGTCCGGCGCGCGGGACCTGGCGTCGGACCCGGTGGCGGGCCCGTTCATCCGTCCGGAGCTGTTCCGGCTGTCCGCCCTGGAGCGGGACCTGGAGCATCTGCGCGGCCCCCGCCGACGCACCACGCTGACCGCCCTGCCGGCCACCCGGGAGTACGCGGACCGGGTCGCCACGGTCGCCCGCGAGTGGCCGGCGGGATACATCGCCCATCACTACACCCGTTACCTGGGCGACCTCTCGGGCGGTCAGATCATCCGCGACAAGGCGGAGAAGACCTGGGGATTCGACAGGAAGGGCGACGGCGTCCGCTTCTACGTCTTCGAGGGCGTCTCCAACCCGGCCGCGTTCAAGCGCGAGTACCGCGAGCTGCTGGACGGGGTCCCGGTGGACGATCTGGAGAAGCAGCGCATCGTGGCGGAGTGCAAGCGGGCGTTCGGCCTCAACTCGAGGGTCTTCCGCGCGCTGGGCGAGGAGTTCCCGCTGTCGGCGTGA
- a CDS encoding BTAD domain-containing putative transcriptional regulator codes for MDPVRYRILGTTQAVRPDGTVVPVGGARLRALLTVLALRPGRTVPVGLLVEEVWDGDPPADATGAVQALVGRLRRVLGADAVASVDGGYRLTAAPDDVDLHRFERLAGEGLRALSDGDPAKAAALLDDALALWRGGPALAGLPDRTAEAARVETRHLDVLRARHTAALALGDAEPSLPELTALCDSHPLDEPLQALRLRALRDTGRTAEALHAYEEVRRLLADRLGSDPGAELRALHAELLTPGPVRPPERQAGGPPGNLRARLTSFVGRESDIEAIRSDLTAARLVTLLGPGGAGKTRLSQEAGETVRAAHPDGVWLAELAPVDDPDAVPEAVLTAVGARQTVLYGAGAESMRAVTERHSAPVERLAEHCGPRRMLLILDNCEHVVEAAARLVETLLERCPGLTVLATSREPLNVRGELLRPVEPLPEPVALRLLAERGAAARPGFRTDDDPEACAEICHRLDGLPLAIELAAARLRMLTPRQIADRLDDRFRLLTSGSRTALPRQQTLRAVVDWSWDLLDTGERDVLCRLSVFAGGCDLTAAEAVCGPAALDALGSLVDKSLVVAAPSGDGGMRYRLLETVAEYAAERLDETGWRADAERAHLTYYRELARTTEPVLRGPRQPEAIARLEREYENIRTALRHAVALRDEQEALCITLSLVWYWQMRDLRIEARNWCTEVMALAPDPFTEPVRPAAPLWERCTDSPPPMNGELLAEARRGVHLAHLAQMDTELDDWQTPRAQHKLRLIAATYTPGLPQVCRPPGLLWTFAVMLTGDMVRLREVVDAAIRTCRENPGFEWELACNLQLRANFLANRSDWAGDARRDADEALEIHRGLGDTWGIAEALSARGEARERAGAYREAAADYEAAIEHAERLGARSHSAVLTARLGDVLLEAGDTERGERLLREVIDSTRGRHLEALPAARLFLIGWLCVTGRTAEAREHLRALRAEFRIAHYVVFDAFILGAEAYLEVAEGNDERGLDITRQAIRQASDPLSAAMAPHMRAAYVVLGAVALAGLDGGRHARDAARCLGAAASWLPAEHHAGLVERTVRTRAEARIREVLDQEAFEAAYAEGDGLSPEEAVALLDPA; via the coding sequence ATGGACCCCGTGCGCTACCGCATCCTCGGCACCACCCAGGCAGTCCGCCCCGACGGCACCGTCGTCCCCGTTGGCGGGGCACGGCTGCGTGCCCTGCTGACCGTGCTCGCCCTGCGGCCCGGCCGCACCGTGCCCGTCGGCCTGCTGGTCGAGGAGGTCTGGGACGGCGACCCGCCCGCCGACGCCACCGGCGCGGTACAGGCCCTGGTCGGACGGCTGCGCCGGGTGCTGGGCGCCGACGCGGTCGCCTCCGTCGACGGCGGCTATCGGCTCACCGCCGCCCCCGACGACGTCGACCTGCACCGTTTCGAGCGGCTGGCCGGCGAGGGCCTGCGCGCCCTGTCCGACGGCGACCCCGCCAAGGCGGCCGCCCTGCTCGACGACGCCCTCGCCCTGTGGCGCGGCGGCCCCGCGCTGGCCGGCCTGCCCGACCGCACCGCCGAGGCGGCCCGCGTCGAGACCCGCCACCTGGACGTGCTGCGCGCCCGGCACACCGCCGCCCTGGCCCTCGGCGACGCCGAACCGTCCCTGCCCGAACTGACCGCCCTGTGCGACAGCCACCCCCTCGACGAACCCCTCCAGGCGCTGCGGCTGCGCGCCCTGCGCGACACCGGCCGCACCGCCGAGGCGCTCCACGCCTACGAGGAGGTGCGCCGCCTGCTCGCCGACCGGCTCGGCTCCGACCCCGGCGCCGAACTGCGCGCCCTGCACGCCGAGCTGCTCACCCCCGGGCCGGTCCGGCCGCCCGAGCGGCAGGCGGGCGGACCGCCCGGCAACCTGCGCGCCCGGCTGACCTCGTTCGTCGGCCGGGAGAGCGACATCGAGGCGATCCGCTCGGACCTGACCGCCGCCCGCCTGGTCACGCTCCTCGGACCGGGCGGGGCGGGCAAGACCCGGCTGTCGCAGGAGGCCGGCGAGACCGTACGCGCCGCCCACCCCGACGGCGTGTGGCTGGCCGAGCTGGCCCCCGTGGACGACCCCGACGCGGTGCCCGAGGCGGTCCTCACCGCCGTCGGCGCCCGCCAGACCGTGCTGTACGGCGCCGGCGCGGAGAGCATGCGGGCCGTCACCGAGCGGCACAGCGCCCCCGTGGAACGGCTCGCCGAGCACTGCGGGCCCCGCCGCATGCTGCTGATCCTCGACAACTGCGAACACGTCGTCGAGGCCGCCGCCCGGCTCGTGGAGACCCTCCTCGAACGCTGCCCCGGCCTCACCGTGCTCGCCACCAGCCGTGAACCGCTGAACGTGCGGGGCGAGTTGCTGCGCCCGGTGGAACCGCTGCCCGAACCGGTCGCGCTGCGCCTGCTGGCCGAGCGCGGGGCCGCCGCCCGCCCCGGCTTCCGTACCGACGACGACCCCGAGGCGTGCGCCGAGATCTGCCACCGCCTCGACGGTCTGCCGCTCGCCATCGAACTCGCCGCCGCCCGGCTGCGGATGCTCACCCCGCGCCAGATCGCCGACCGGCTCGACGACCGCTTCCGGCTCCTCACCTCCGGCAGCCGCACCGCGCTGCCCCGGCAGCAGACTCTGCGGGCCGTCGTCGACTGGTCCTGGGACCTGCTCGACACCGGCGAACGCGACGTGCTGTGCCGTCTGTCGGTCTTCGCGGGCGGCTGCGACCTCACCGCCGCCGAGGCCGTGTGCGGACCGGCCGCCCTGGACGCGCTCGGCTCCCTCGTCGACAAGTCGCTGGTGGTGGCCGCCCCGTCGGGTGACGGCGGGATGCGCTACCGGCTCCTGGAGACCGTCGCCGAGTACGCGGCCGAACGCCTCGACGAGACCGGATGGCGCGCCGACGCCGAGCGGGCGCACCTGACGTACTACCGCGAACTGGCCCGCACCACCGAGCCGGTGCTGCGCGGCCCCCGCCAGCCGGAGGCCATCGCCCGGCTGGAGCGGGAGTACGAGAACATCCGCACGGCCCTGCGTCACGCCGTCGCCCTGCGCGACGAGCAGGAGGCCCTGTGCATCACCCTGTCCCTGGTCTGGTACTGGCAGATGCGCGACCTGCGCATCGAGGCCCGCAACTGGTGCACCGAGGTCATGGCCCTCGCCCCCGACCCCTTCACCGAACCCGTGCGGCCGGCCGCCCCGCTGTGGGAGCGCTGCACCGACTCGCCGCCCCCGATGAACGGTGAACTCCTCGCCGAGGCCCGCCGCGGGGTGCACCTGGCCCATCTCGCCCAGATGGACACCGAGCTGGACGACTGGCAGACCCCCCGGGCCCAGCACAAGCTGCGTCTGATCGCCGCGACCTACACCCCGGGCCTGCCGCAGGTCTGCCGTCCGCCCGGCCTGCTGTGGACGTTCGCCGTGATGCTCACCGGTGACATGGTCCGGCTGCGCGAGGTGGTGGACGCGGCGATCCGCACCTGCCGGGAGAACCCCGGCTTCGAGTGGGAGCTGGCCTGCAACCTCCAGCTGCGCGCCAACTTCCTCGCCAACCGCAGCGACTGGGCCGGCGACGCCCGCCGGGACGCCGACGAGGCCCTGGAGATCCACCGCGGGCTCGGCGACACCTGGGGCATCGCCGAGGCGCTCTCGGCGCGCGGCGAGGCCCGCGAACGCGCGGGCGCCTACCGGGAGGCCGCCGCCGACTACGAGGCGGCCATCGAGCACGCCGAACGCCTCGGCGCCCGCTCCCACTCGGCGGTGCTCACCGCCCGGCTGGGCGACGTGCTGCTGGAGGCGGGGGACACCGAGCGGGGCGAACGGCTGCTGCGCGAGGTCATCGACAGCACCCGCGGACGGCACCTCGAGGCGCTGCCCGCCGCCCGGCTCTTCCTGATCGGGTGGCTCTGCGTGACCGGCCGCACGGCGGAGGCCCGCGAGCATCTGCGGGCGCTGCGCGCGGAGTTCCGCATCGCGCACTACGTCGTCTTCGACGCGTTCATCCTCGGCGCCGAGGCCTATCTGGAGGTGGCCGAGGGCAACGACGAGCGAGGACTCGACATCACCCGGCAGGCGATCCGGCAGGCGAGCGACCCGCTGTCCGCCGCCATGGCCCCGCACATGCGCGCCGCGTACGTCGTCCTGGGCGCCGTCGCCCTCGCCGGACTCGACGGGGGCCGGCACGCCCGGGACGCGGCCCGCTGCCTCGGCGCCGCCGCCTCCTGGCTGCCGGCGGAGCACCACGCGGGCCTGGTGGAGCGCACGGTGCGCACCCGCGCCGAGGCCCGGATCCGTGAGGTGCTCGACCAGGAGGCGTTCGAGGCCGCGTACGCCGAGGGCGACGGCCTCTCCCCGGAGGAGGCCGTCGCCCTGCTCGATCCGGCGTGA
- a CDS encoding bifunctional DNA primase/polymerase: protein MSAEFGGRSGRQGKLSQWLRGRRPKQVAGDGGREALLLAAADAGLPLAPAAHPSGYRCSCDRVGCPTPARHPVSFAWQTQSTTDRGQIERWARHQPQANFITATGMVNDVLDVPLDAGREALGRLLEAGVETGPVAESDDGRMLFFTLTRGTPEDEDEWWPCELDCHPETMDEHPGLRWHCRGSYVLVPPARLPGDDDPSVHWVRGPEHPLPDPLSLLEYLTDACARYAGEHTGPAEAAWPLRH, encoded by the coding sequence ATGAGCGCGGAGTTCGGCGGCCGGAGCGGCCGGCAGGGCAAACTCTCCCAGTGGCTGCGCGGACGCCGCCCGAAGCAGGTCGCCGGCGACGGCGGCCGTGAGGCCCTGCTGCTCGCCGCCGCCGACGCGGGACTGCCGCTCGCGCCCGCCGCGCACCCTTCCGGATACCGCTGCTCCTGCGACCGCGTGGGCTGCCCCACCCCCGCCCGGCACCCGGTGTCGTTCGCCTGGCAGACGCAGTCCACCACCGACCGCGGCCAGATCGAGCGCTGGGCCCGCCACCAGCCGCAGGCCAACTTCATCACCGCCACCGGCATGGTGAACGACGTCCTGGACGTCCCCCTCGACGCGGGCCGTGAGGCCCTCGGCCGGCTGCTGGAGGCCGGGGTCGAGACCGGCCCGGTCGCCGAGAGCGACGACGGCCGCATGCTGTTCTTCACCCTCACCCGCGGCACTCCCGAGGACGAGGACGAGTGGTGGCCCTGCGAGCTGGACTGCCATCCGGAGACCATGGACGAGCATCCCGGACTGCGCTGGCACTGCCGCGGCTCGTACGTCCTGGTACCGCCCGCCCGCCTGCCCGGCGACGACGACCCTTCGGTGCACTGGGTTCGCGGACCCGAGCATCCGCTCCCCGACCCGCTCAGCCTGCTGGAGTACCTCACGGACGCCTGCGCCCGGTACGCCGGCGAGCACACCGGCCCCGCCGAAGCCGCCTGGCCCCTGCGTCACTGA
- the map gene encoding type I methionyl aminopeptidase yields MSGQSLLVPGKLSPTRPVPGNIRRPEYVGKPAPTPYTGPEVQTPETVEAMRTAGRIAARAMEEAAKLIAPGVTTDELDRVAHEYMCDHGAYPSTLGYRGFPKSLCTSVNEVICHGIPDSTVLRDGDIVNLDVTAYIGGVHGDNNATYLVGEVDEESRLLVERTRESLNRAIKAVRPGRQINIIGRVIESYAKRFGYGVVRDFTGHGINTSFHSGLIVPHYDSPHATTVMQPGMTFTIEPMLTLGTHEYDMWDDGWTVVTKDRRRTAQFEHTLVVTETGADILTLP; encoded by the coding sequence ATGTCTGGCCAGTCACTCCTCGTACCGGGGAAGCTCTCTCCCACCCGCCCCGTGCCCGGGAACATCCGCCGTCCCGAGTACGTCGGCAAGCCCGCCCCCACGCCGTACACCGGCCCGGAGGTGCAGACGCCCGAGACGGTCGAGGCGATGCGGACCGCCGGCCGGATCGCGGCCCGCGCGATGGAGGAGGCGGCGAAGCTCATCGCGCCCGGCGTGACGACGGACGAGCTGGACCGGGTGGCGCACGAGTACATGTGCGACCACGGCGCCTACCCGTCGACACTCGGCTACCGCGGCTTCCCCAAGTCCCTGTGCACGTCGGTCAACGAGGTCATCTGCCACGGCATCCCGGACTCGACGGTGCTGCGCGACGGCGACATCGTCAACCTCGACGTGACCGCGTACATCGGCGGGGTGCACGGCGACAACAACGCCACGTACCTGGTGGGTGAGGTGGACGAGGAGAGCCGGCTGCTGGTGGAGCGCACCCGCGAGTCGCTGAACCGGGCGATCAAGGCGGTGCGGCCGGGCCGGCAGATCAACATCATCGGCCGGGTGATCGAGTCGTACGCGAAGCGGTTCGGCTACGGGGTGGTCCGTGACTTCACCGGCCACGGCATCAACACGTCCTTCCACTCGGGCCTGATCGTCCCGCACTACGACAGCCCCCACGCGACCACGGTCATGCAGCCGGGGATGACCTTCACCATCGAGCCGATGCTGACGCTCGGGACGCACGAGTACGACATGTGGGACGACGGCTGGACGGTCGTCACGAAGGACCGCAGGCGCACGGCCCAGTTCGAGCACACGCTGGTGGTCACGGAGACCGGGGCGGACATCCTGACGCTGCCGTGA
- a CDS encoding ABC transporter permease: MSAATAAPAGVRTDARISPRAHLRHTGALVRRNLLWIRQDPESMFDAVLFPVVFTLLFVYVFGGSIGQSLGGGQDAYVQYIVPGLMAMMGMNMAQGVGTGFNQDFNTGVMDRFRSLPIGRGSVLFAKISVELVRMLIATTILLVVGVLVGFDITHWPGLFAAVGLSTVFGSALMWIFLTLGVVMKNAQSVQAMGFLVLMPLQFGSSIFAPTRSMPGWLQNFTEYNPLSALADSARGLMVGGPVAHDLWMVLAWSVGITAVMAPVAIHKFRTKT; the protein is encoded by the coding sequence ATGAGTGCCGCCACCGCCGCTCCCGCCGGCGTCCGCACGGACGCGCGGATCTCGCCGCGGGCCCATCTGCGCCACACCGGCGCGCTCGTGCGCCGCAACCTGCTGTGGATCCGGCAGGACCCGGAGTCGATGTTCGACGCCGTGCTCTTCCCGGTCGTCTTCACCCTGCTGTTCGTCTACGTCTTCGGCGGCTCGATCGGGCAGTCGCTGGGCGGCGGCCAGGACGCCTACGTGCAGTACATCGTGCCCGGCCTGATGGCCATGATGGGCATGAACATGGCCCAGGGCGTGGGCACCGGGTTCAACCAGGACTTCAACACCGGGGTCATGGACCGCTTCCGGTCGCTGCCCATCGGGCGCGGCTCGGTGCTGTTCGCGAAGATCTCGGTCGAGCTGGTGCGCATGCTGATCGCCACCACGATCCTGCTGGTCGTCGGGGTGCTGGTCGGCTTCGACATCACCCACTGGCCGGGGCTGTTCGCCGCCGTGGGCCTGTCCACGGTGTTCGGGTCGGCCCTGATGTGGATCTTCCTCACGCTGGGTGTGGTGATGAAGAACGCGCAGTCGGTGCAGGCGATGGGCTTCCTGGTGCTGATGCCGCTGCAGTTCGGCTCGTCCATCTTCGCGCCGACCCGGTCCATGCCGGGCTGGCTGCAGAACTTCACCGAGTACAACCCGCTGTCCGCGCTGGCCGACTCCGCCCGCGGGCTGATGGTGGGCGGTCCGGTCGCCCACGACCTGTGGATGGTGCTGGCGTGGTCCGTCGGGATCACGGCGGTGATGGCGCCGGTCGCGATCCACAAGTTCCGTACGAAGACCTGA
- a CDS encoding glycerophosphodiester phosphodiesterase: MVMWIASTAPAALVSLAALTLTGHGGPPPLEWGEGPLTVDSLPRVTYVAHRGGAREVPENSMSGLMAAYRRGTAQVLDFDTRVLRDGTPVVFHDATLNRTTFLGGEVRRLDAGEWKGVRLRPRDRLPGSWRSERPPTVEEVLDRLGGRIVLMLELKDPGGLDRVAGMLRARGLTRSVFVNTNDPAVAERVHRAGLLTQLWRSADQMRGDRPERWRSWVDLLDVDIRARDADVRRAVRSGVPRVWAHTVVTPAQRDRALALGCDGVLTDAPGRLARYRWRVPGPVSAVTGR, translated from the coding sequence ATGGTCATGTGGATCGCGTCGACGGCACCGGCCGCGCTGGTGTCCCTGGCCGCCCTGACGCTCACGGGGCACGGCGGTCCGCCCCCGCTGGAGTGGGGCGAGGGCCCGCTGACGGTGGACTCGCTCCCCCGGGTGACGTACGTCGCCCACCGGGGCGGGGCGCGGGAGGTCCCGGAGAACAGCATGTCGGGACTGATGGCGGCGTACCGGCGCGGTACGGCACAAGTGCTGGACTTCGACACCCGGGTGCTGCGGGACGGCACCCCGGTGGTCTTCCACGACGCGACCCTGAACCGCACCACCTTCCTGGGCGGCGAGGTGCGCCGGCTGGACGCCGGGGAGTGGAAGGGCGTACGACTGCGTCCGCGCGACCGGCTGCCGGGGAGCTGGCGGTCGGAGCGGCCGCCGACGGTCGAGGAGGTGCTGGACCGGCTGGGCGGGCGGATCGTGCTGATGCTGGAGCTGAAGGACCCGGGCGGGCTCGACCGGGTGGCGGGGATGCTGCGGGCGCGGGGTCTGACCCGCTCGGTGTTCGTCAACACCAACGACCCGGCGGTCGCGGAGCGGGTGCACCGCGCGGGTCTGCTGACGCAGTTGTGGCGCTCGGCCGACCAGATGCGCGGCGACCGCCCCGAGCGCTGGCGCTCCTGGGTCGACCTGCTCGACGTCGACATCCGGGCGCGGGACGCCGACGTGCGGCGCGCGGTGCGCTCGGGCGTCCCGCGGGTGTGGGCGCACACCGTCGTCACCCCGGCCCAGCGCGACCGGGCCCTGGCCCTCGGCTGCGACGGCGTCCTCACGGACGCGCCGGGACGGCTGGCCCGGTACCGGTGGCGGGTGCCGGGGCCGGTGAGCGCGGTGACGGGGCGCTGA
- a CDS encoding site-2 protease family protein, which yields MTTAATRPGDRRVSPVFLGIMAVAAVTGWATWTGFSDVPGVAVFLFVTSAWIVSLCLHEYAHARTALHSGDVSVGAKGYLTLNPMKYTHALLSIVLPVVFVIMGGIGLPGGAVFIDRGRIRGRWRHSLISAAGPLTNVLFAVVCTAPFWLGALDGVPPAFRYALGFLALLQVTAAILNFLPVPGLDGYGVIEPWLSRDVRRQVEPFAPFGLLFVFALLWVPSVNGVFFDGVDAVLRVLCVEEIDRYCGFDLFRFWQDTGDICAV from the coding sequence ATGACCACCGCCGCCACCCGTCCCGGCGACCGCAGGGTCAGCCCCGTCTTCCTGGGCATCATGGCCGTGGCGGCGGTCACCGGCTGGGCCACCTGGACCGGGTTCTCGGACGTGCCGGGCGTCGCGGTGTTCCTGTTCGTGACGTCCGCGTGGATCGTCTCCCTGTGCCTGCACGAGTACGCGCACGCGCGCACCGCCCTGCACAGCGGGGATGTCTCGGTCGGCGCGAAGGGCTATCTCACGCTGAACCCGATGAAGTACACCCACGCCCTGCTGAGCATCGTGCTCCCCGTGGTCTTCGTGATCATGGGCGGGATCGGGCTGCCGGGCGGGGCGGTGTTCATCGACCGGGGCCGGATCCGGGGCCGCTGGCGGCACAGCCTGATCTCGGCGGCGGGCCCGCTGACCAACGTGCTGTTCGCGGTGGTGTGCACGGCGCCGTTCTGGCTGGGCGCGCTGGACGGCGTGCCGCCCGCCTTCCGGTACGCGCTGGGCTTCCTCGCGCTGCTCCAGGTGACGGCCGCGATCCTGAACTTCCTGCCGGTGCCGGGGCTGGACGGCTACGGCGTGATCGAGCCGTGGCTGTCGCGGGACGTCCGCCGTCAGGTGGAGCCGTTCGCCCCGTTCGGCCTGCTGTTCGTCTTCGCACTGCTGTGGGTGCCGTCCGTGAACGGTGTCTTCTTCGACGGGGTCGACGCGGTGCTGCGCGTTCTGTGCGTCGAGGAGATCGACAGATACTGCGGCTTCGACCTCTTCCGCTTCTGGCAGGACACCGGCGACATCTGCGCGGTGTGA
- a CDS encoding PhzF family phenazine biosynthesis protein, which yields MTAYDVLRVSCGPRGGYGNELGVVREGSVMPGRDERQEFAAKLGFSETVFVDDPERGVIDIYTPTSRLPFAGHPCVGTAWLLDVPELVTPAGVVGARQDGEFCWIEARAEWVPPRTLRQYATAAEVDGLTLPPKGEWIYAWAWLDEPAGRIRARAFPGRDDGIDEDEATGAAALLLTDRLGRALNITQGMGSQILTAPQPHGWTEVGGRVRLER from the coding sequence GTGACTGCTTACGACGTGCTGCGTGTCTCTTGCGGCCCCCGCGGCGGATACGGCAACGAGCTCGGTGTCGTCCGCGAGGGCTCGGTCATGCCCGGACGGGACGAACGCCAGGAGTTCGCCGCCAAACTCGGCTTCAGCGAGACCGTGTTCGTCGACGACCCCGAGCGCGGGGTGATCGACATCTACACCCCGACCTCCCGCCTGCCCTTCGCGGGCCACCCCTGCGTCGGCACCGCCTGGCTGCTGGACGTGCCCGAACTCGTCACCCCCGCCGGGGTCGTGGGCGCCCGGCAGGACGGCGAGTTCTGCTGGATCGAGGCGCGGGCGGAGTGGGTGCCGCCGCGCACCCTGCGGCAGTACGCCACCGCCGCCGAGGTGGACGGGCTCACCCTGCCCCCGAAGGGGGAGTGGATCTACGCCTGGGCCTGGCTCGACGAGCCGGCCGGACGGATCCGCGCCCGCGCCTTCCCCGGCCGGGACGACGGCATCGACGAGGACGAGGCGACGGGCGCCGCGGCGCTGCTGCTCACCGACCGGCTGGGCCGCGCCCTGAACATCACCCAGGGCATGGGCTCCCAGATCCTCACCGCACCCCAGCCGCACGGCTGGACGGAGGTCGGCGGCCGGGTCCGACTGGAGCGCTGA